GGAGTTGTCAAAGGAACATAAAGTTGCGTGCTTGAGTTCTCTGGAGAGCAGGAGATTTGATAAGGTATAGTCCCTTTTtatcctatcttttctttttcctgatTTCCTGAATACTGTTTGGTTGCTAAGAAAATGTGGGAATGGAAAGAAATGCTTTCCTTTTCATCTAACTTTTTAGTTAGAAAATTTTCGCCTGATATGATATTGGGGTAACAGGTGAAGGCTGTTCGGGAGACCATGAATCGTACCTTGGAGTTGTGGAGGGAAGTTCCTGGCTTTTCTGATCAAGATTCATTATCATCTCAATCTAAATCTTCTTCAATAGGTAACCATTGTTCTTCAAGATTGATAATCACTCGTTTAACAATCTAATAGTTGATCGGAATAAATAAAACAAAGTTTATATCTTTCAAGTACAATTGTTCTTTTTGGTCCTGTTTTCTCATTATAATTGAATAGTTTAGCATTCCCATTTTTGCAATGGACAGACAAAGCTAGTGGTGAAAGCTCCCCTTCTGCCTCCCATAATTCTCATGAAGTCAGTTTCAGATCTCCTCAACCAAAGAAAATATTGCCCGGAAACAGGTCCCCCCCATCGGATGCTTCGCCTGTGACCACTGCCAGAAAACAATGCTCTGTAAAGAATAACAATGACAATCCAAAGACAGCAATGGGTCGTAAAATGGACCACAGGAAAACCTCTGCCTGGAAAATTGAAATTGCTCTACCACAAGACACAGGCTGTGGTGATGATATCAAAAGGTGCAGTTCTGGAGTTTTAGAATCAGGGGAGGATGCAAACAATGATAAATGTAGACCAGACACAAAACTTGTCCTCTGCAGCAGTACACGAGACGATAAACAGTACAAATTTGGTGGTCTGAAATCTGGGTCAAGGGTGGTTCCATTTAATGATGATGATAACTTTTACAACAAAGATTTTGAGGTCAACAATCCTAATGAAGAATACTGCGAGAACAGTAAAGATATTGAGGATCTGTCTTTAATCCGTGACCAACTTTTGCAGATTGAAAACCAGCAATCCAATCTTTTAGACCTTCTTCAGGTACATTATCTGCTAATCTCAATATGCTTAAACGTTAGAAGATCCCATTAGCTAACTTTATTTCTCTCATTTTAACTCGTATGCAGAGATTTATTGGCAGCTCCCAGCATGGGATAAATTCTCTGGAGACACGTGTTCATGGCCTGGAGATGGCATTGGATGAAATCTCCCATGACTTGGCATTATCAAGTGGAAGAATTCCTCATTCTGACTCTGGAGATAACACTTGTTGCAATCTTCCTGGCGCAGAATTTCTGAGTTCTAAGTTCTGGAGGAGAACGGAAGGTCGGTTTTCGACTTCAAGGCTCTCTTCACCTGGGAGCATACAATCACATGCACGAAACATTCTCAATATAGATTACAGCGCTGAAACCTGCAATTCCAATAGCCAAAGATTTCCGCATCAGAACAAGAGTGGATTCACCTTGAACCCATTGGCTGAATCCCGCAGCGTGGCGAGGAGGAATTTGGGGTTCTATTCAAGTCAAATGTCAAATAACATAATCCAAGAAGATGGACAAGTTCAAAGATCCAATGGACTTGGTGAAGTTTCATCAGCTTCCTGTCCAGCACCTGTGAACTTATGCAGCAGGTGAATGGATGtccaaattttagtttttttctaccttttatattaaaattttgccTTCTATATTCTGCCCTTGATCATTTTTTGACGTTAATAGAGTAAGTTCCGTTGAATGCTTCTGCCTTCTGGTATCTTAACTCACATCTGTAGTCAGCATTAGCCCCTGATGAATATCTCAAAGGCTGCAGCTGGCAAATGATTCCAAAAAAACTTTAACACTGGCACGGCAAACTTTTCTGTTTTTCACTTTTGcctattttattttccttggtGATTTTTCTGCAAACAAAAAGATATTAAATATTACAGCTTCTCACTGAAGTGTACACTGCATGTATCCAAGTAATTGGACATCATtgctgaattaaataataattattattacttttgcTGAAACATCAGCTTTATCTGTCATTATCATTTGCTTTCCATGCTAATCTTTCTGATAATTTCTGTGTATTATCAGATTCTCTGATTAGTCAAAATAGGAGCATTTTTCAACAGCGATAGCATTCATGGTGATCAAAACCTGAAGATGGCAGCAAGTCTACTACAGAATGTCATGAATGTGAAATTTCTTACTCACTGCTGCCTTGTTAATAATTTGGGACTGCTGTAAAACACTATCCAATTTCCCAAAATTCAGAGGCAGCATCATCTTTTATGAGGTGCCAGAGTAGTCTGCAGAAAAGAATCTTATTTAGCATTTGCATCCTCACTGATTCAAGCTGTACAAACAGTAGCCTCAGTCCTTCACAGTTCACACCCTTTGCTGCTTGTTATACTTGTCCCATATGGTTAATAAAAGCATCCATTTTTGTTGGAATTTCTTGATTTGTTCTTATATTCTTATAGCCCAACCAGAATGAATTGTTTGTGAATTTGTGGGAGTGCAATTGCAGCCCATGTAACAACACGACTGGAAGCTTTTTAGCAATTTCATCTTTTGATGTCATGAAATAGAAATTCTAGTATGAGAAGATTGGTTTGGGTTTTTGGGGAGGGGCAAGGTGGAGAACTTTTCATTCCCCACAACACACGGGGACCACGAAAGAGCGCAAAGCGAACTGTCCGACTCCACGGTGACTTACTGTTCATCAGTTTCGCGACTTCCAGTCAATTATACTGTGCATTCACCATAACTTCCACGCGAAAGGCTACAACATTAACCTGAAATGGAGGTCGGACAGGAGCTAATTGTAATAGAACTGGGCTTCATGAACGGGCCGTTAATAAATGGATTGAAAAGCTTCAGCCCATTCTTAATTTCCAATTCACTAATTTATCTACATATTTTTATGatgaaattcaattcaattttaataaatgagtttACAAAAAAAATTCCTGTTTTTGAAGTAATTGATGAATGAAATGCCGTTTTCATATTTTACCCATCTTTATAAAGaaacaaatattatataaatagaggtctgtatatttaataaaaaaaattattaaagaaattGAATTCTCGTTAAAATCGTCCATTTGGCATGAGTTCATTACTTtcaaaacaatttttttaattgaaaaaaaaatttttttgcaatttttatcTTAAATCCATAAAAGTCTACACATGAATTTTGTTAATGTATGTGTGTCAGATATTGACTAGGCAGACAAACCAAACAAACACCATTGATTATTAGAAATTGTTTTAGGCCaaatatgtatttatatttttatattattttatattaactcattaaatacttaattaaaattgtgaCTCATTAGACACTATAAACttacaaaaattataatagctaaatataaattaactgtatcattaatgatttattaaaataaagtaaaaaataatttgatttattgcTAAATGCACTCAAAATTCTTATCATGgactataaatttttataaaaggaTGAAATTGCACTCGTTTAACTTTAtgcatttataaaaatttagaacacAATTAGCAAAATTCATAATGCTGCCAGTAATATATGTGATTAATTTGTACTTCATGTTGTTGGCCTTGGCTATTTTTGTCTGTGGTTTCTTTGTGTTCACCATGAACAATGCTACTGGAGCCTTATCAAGAAGGTGAACGACCCTCTTTTCTTGTGGTTGTTGGGTCAAAGACATGGATCAAATTTGGCTTCAAGTCTTAGGATTTTGATATTCTATAGGCTTTTTCTTTTATTGAGCTTTAAGACTCGTTTTATAATAGTGTAGTATTGAATCTCTAAAATGCTCGTCCTTAAAGTAAGAGTTCGGATTGATTGATAATCAACTTGGAACTTCTAATGCAAgattataaattgaaaattggaaATACATTGGAGCTGGGGAATCATAATCATTGGCTCAAGCCAATTGTAAAGTTCCTCCAACATTTGAAAAATCAAAGAGGAAAAAGCTAATGTCtagttgtttttttattttttaattcaaaatattttagtttttaatttattattctaattattttatttgagtaGAAGTGTATTTAGATTTTGAAATTTAAcgtttcaaaattaattttatacacatatactatatattataataataaatattatgaaaGTTGAATTATAAATGTTGATTTTTTAGATAATGGATCCTAAAAAttgatgaaatttaaattaaaatatacggCTGCAAAGTATTGAAAAGCACATGGTAGCACAGGACATATTTAGCTCTAAGACAATGATTTACAtgataattgaaaataaaataaaaaaacctaATCTTTTTGTTTTGCCAGCTATCTCTACACTCACACTTTGAACAAGTGAGGCCGGCAATTGTGAGGCAACAACACTAaattatgattcattcattataGTAATTGATATATAACAACGATCGCccaaaataagaaaatagaatTACGTGATAAGAGTTTGATAAGATGATATTAAATCCCACCAACGGAAAAGAAAATCCAAACATTGTAAGTTTCAGCTCTTCATCAAGACTAACCCTCTCAACTACAGGGCGAGACTCTATGGAAAGTTACTATTAGAAAATGCAATTTAGCAGATCTCCATTACACCTATAATTGTGGAATCCTATATCCACTAGCCGATGCTAGTCGAATTTTCAAGAGATGTGATAACCAACtctatcttcttacagtataaaagcagaTGAATAAGAGATCAAGATACACTCTTCtaacacaactactcttgagtttaaAGCATTACATTATACTCGTCATTTTCTTCAATTTACGAATTTGAGTATTGAAGTGGCTACTataggcgccaaccacctcactttctctcTCTTGCAAATTGACCAATTGCAGCATAATTTCGTTTcagccacatcatttggttccatttcCAGGATCttcctttgattttttttttgttcaattGGAGTAGAAACTGACCTTTCATTCATTTTCCTCTTAAAAAGAagttttttccttttctattcTTTAAAATGGCTGACAATTCACGAGCTGCTGCCAACAAGGCAGTAATTATTTCCTCCACTCCTTGTAGTGGACAAAACACCCCATCAATGGGCAATGAAGCTTGTTTGAGTAATCTCAACAATGAGCAGATGCTGCAGTACATAAAAAGACTACAGACCACTTTCGAGCAGTATAAAACTCGGGAAAAGGCCTCCTTCATGGCTCCTAGAATAACGGAGGAGGCTTCCATCGACATTCCAAGGACTCGAACAGAGGCAATTCAAACACAGTCCAATGGGAAGGCCAAGTTGGAGGAAAATGAGTCATCGGATGAGGCTGCAAAGGATGTGGATTGGAAGCTAATACGGACCGTgcaaaggtaccagaaggagTAGAAGGTGAATTAAGAGTTGGACGATGCCTCGCCCAAATTAGAAGAGATCTTGCCAGAGACATTTCTCGCGAAGTTCAAACTTTCAAATTTGAAAGAATACGACGGAACAACAGATCCCAGAAGTCACCTGGCAATCTTTAGGACAACAATgcagcttcaagatgtcaaTGATTTTGTATTGTGTCGAGtgttttcatcaacactcacaggtttagcttagaaatggtaccaacatttgAGCCTAGGTTCAATTTAGAACTTTACTCAATtcactatattatttaaatccagATTTATTACTCTACTGAATGACTCACGAACacatattctaatgtggatAAGGAAAAATGACAAGGAGGGTTAGGTGTCCGAAGCTCAACCTTGAGAAAACCGAAAGACGAGACAGGACCCAAAATTGATGCTTTCACGAAGACCACAGACATACAACGGAGGAGAGCCGGCAGCTAAAAGACaagatcgagaggttaataagagACGACACACTTTGAATGTTCATTAGAAAGAGTAGAGAAGAGAGGAGGCTTGAAAGCGAGGTAATAACTCCTGAAACCACCCCTAACAGTGAACCTGTTGGAGTTATATATGTAATTATAGGAAGACCCAACGATGgcaagggaaaaaaaataatcGCATTGCATAAGACGTCTTGTTAATAGAGTAGAAACCATGGGCCAAGTAGGAAGGTTTAGACCTGTGGATAAGGCAATAGGTTTCTTTCAAAACGACCCGCTGGTTATCAGCGTCCGTTTGAACAGATATGACATGAAGCGAGTCTTGGTGGATATAGATAGTTCTGTTAATCTCCTCATCTTAGGTGTCTTTATTAAGCTAggctttaataaaaataatcttgTTAAGGTCTCCTATCCTGTAATTGGATTAGGAGACAAGACCAGGGCAGTACTAGGTACTATCAACCTCCCCCTTGTGTTGAGTGATACAGTACAAATTTAGCATATATTCTCATTTTTTTCTATCACCTATTTAAGTGATTTTCTATTACTTATATACCTTTGATCATGCTTTTgcagaaaagaaaagcaaaggATAGAAAAGATGAGCCAAAATCATGAGAAATGAAGTTGATTATGTACAGTGGTTGAATAAATTTGATCGAATATTTGCCTAAGTCTCTGGGCAAACCtctgagcagctgaggcaaacctaacatgaaaaaataaataaaatcagatCTTCCTATTAAAGAAAGTGCGATCTCATGCATTTCAAGTCCATATATCACTCCTTTAAATGCAGTATAATCTCTCTCAAAAATCAAGGAATCTCTcctaaaaaaacaaattaaaaggaGATCTCTCATTAAAGTAATTCAAATCAAATCTTTAGGAAAGTTTTGCAAGGGTTCTGCTAGAGTTCAGCTGCTATAAATACCTAGCTTAGGCTGTAATTGCAATAACCTCTCTTTCAGCCGAATTATCTTCTTCCTTTATGTGTTTTCTTTTAGTCATGTTTggctaatttatttatttctagttgatgataggttgaaattttagttttttcatggattgtgagatctaaacatcATTGTTCATCTTGTattctttcaatatttatgtaatttcagTTCTTAATATTCTTTCAGCCAGCCATCGTGGAAGatataaaatgattttaataatGTTAAAAACTCTTCATATTTAGGccatcatttttttaataaaaaaatagctaaaacttcattaaaaaaaataaatctaccTCGACCAGATACATCAATTCAGTTCAATATTCCTCCACTCAAATCAAGACAAATTTAAtagcaataaaaaaaaacatggtCAAACTATGAGCACATTAAACAATATTAGCTAAAACCCTTATTGATGGGCAAATTCAAGTGAATGACTTTTTCCGTAGGACACATATGTATTTTCATGTACATACTCACTCCTCGGGAACCAACCTTTTCCAATACaatcattataataataaaagctGAAAGCTGAACTATACTAATTTGGATTGTGTAAGAACATCCAGCAAATTTAAAAACTATAACTTATAGGCTGCTTTATAATGCTGAACACGTGAATGGGTgtgaaattgaaaatattaaatataataaattaataatggcAATGGTTACTAACTACgaagaagaaaatgaatgaTGAACCCATGAAAAAAATACAgaattaaatatctaaaaaattttcattcgaTTCTTTTcaatttcagttcgatttagtatttttttttattcgattcgaaacttttaaaaactatatatatctgtacatgaaatattaaaatttcgatTATGGCTATACTTATTACTCTcgcattttaaatatttcattcaGTATATTCTTTATTAAGTAAATAATGTTTACATAGTTGCTTGACTGCAAACGGttgcttattttaattattgagaGTTAActgattattttttaacttcaaaatctaaattatcatatttggtaaattttaaaaaatattgatataaaaGTTTCATTCTAaactttttactttttttattgttattaatttcagcgtatattttcatttataatatgttaactttatattttttaataaaatttttagatatttttttattttataatttttattgatttttttaattattttaaaattattatcaattttttagattataataatatataaattaattattataattttattttattttcaagaaattttttaaaatatttattaatatttaataaaatttaatatatttgaattgagtataattaaaaattaataaaaaattatattttttagtatatataaaaagtaaaataaataaaaattataaaaaaatatattattagttgagtaatatatatttaattatttaattaaatcggttaaaaataaaaatgatatatttaatcattattaatatattaaaataaccaCTGacacataattaattaattaattaattaagacgAATTCTTCCCATTAAAAGCATGTGAGGTTTCTATGCCTGCTCCGAAGTTTCCAGCGCTGCAGGTTCATAATggattgttttttttatttaagaaaaaaaaagaagaaaagttcTGTTTCtactttaaaaataatgataataataataaggtgGAGCGGTgactttttatcaataattaaacaAGACAACTTTAAGGAGATTATCATTTAAACCGTTGAAAACTAATGAATTGCTTCAGACAGCAACAGATTTGCTTCAAACAACAATGAATCGCTATCACCACGATAAATTCCTCCatatttgtttataaaaatgttaaaaCATCAAAATCATCTTTCGACCCAAGTTTTTTCCTGTTATTCTTTTATAACTCGATAGTCTCacttttttctctttattaaaCCTAATTTCTTCTTTACTTTTCCTCGTAGAAGATGAtatgcgtcaattgactattaATGAACAAGAAGATATtattgtccctattaagagtttCAGAAATATTTCGATCtatcacttatgatttctgtacaGTGGAGATGTTTATCATATACAATCCAATTAATTTTCATTACCAGATCTATGACGGCAATTTTCGAACAGTTATTGTATTGAAGGATTTGATTCTAAGCTACAAGCAAGATGTTTTATTTTTGATAGAAACAAAAGCTCTTAGATTTCGTATgcaattttttcgtaattttttacattttgatggttgtttcTTTTTCAATAGACAATGATTGAGAAGAGatctttcgttaatgtggaagagtcatgggTTTATTTCTGTGAttgacttttcttcaaattttattgattcggttgtttcgaaAAGTAATGTTCAATGAAGATAtactagttattatgagttttcggaatcgcaacgacgacgtcagtTTTGGAactttattcgagttttatctcatagaaactctcttccgtgactttgttcgggagattttaatgatttatactcaAGAGATGAGAAAAAATGAGGAGTatatttgccaaattatcttatacaggAGTTTAGACATGTAATTGAGTAGcatctttgccaaattatttCATGCAgggatttaattttgaatgattgtaaatctttgttagactctaaaaattgatattttattagatGAGTTAGTCATAATACTattctaactgctcatactttaGCTAGAAAATCTATCAGATataatcgtctctctgtttgaaatgatattttttgtttgacggaattttattaatacaatctgtaggtttgctttcaaaaaaaatatcaatcatattttcttgaaaattaaatacacataaaaataacttcattaaaattgattttatattaaatttacttGATTTTATAATCCTAGACTTAATCCAATAATAACtacattaaaattgaattttgaaattaattcccTCATTTTCTTAGTcctaacttaaaaaaaaaaaatttcactttACCCCTATTTAAAATTTTCCCAGGTAGTTTATAAAGTTTGTGACCCATAGTGACTGATCAATTGAATAAGATTTTAAATCTTAATTGCAAATCTTATTTCACCTTTTGAAaagtaaccttaaaacattaaCCTTTAGTTACCAAATCTGATGAATCAAGCCTTGATTATTACAAGTTATTGTATTTTTTCTactcaataataattaaaaatcatgCATGGTATACAATaacttatataattaataatataaattcttaaaaaaaatttcaataattacacgaacatgtatttttttttcatcatttgTAATtgtaaatacaaattaatttgggttttaaaaataacaaatttatatttttgtaagatttaaaatcaaaacgtaatttaaaaataataaatgataatttatttttattttagtcatgttattaatttatacgcgtatatttgagttttgatgttttcaaaTTTAGAGAAAAATAGATTTAGAGAGCGGGTAAGTTTATTTTTGATCACCTATCTCcctttattctctttttttttattctttaacgATGTCTAATCGCCATTCTGCCATAGTGTCACCTGTCCTGTCACGCAGAGCCGTATATACGAGCGTACTTGTCCATCCATCCTCGTTAGACGGATTATTTAATTCTCCTTTAATGCGTGTAATAGTAGGATCAAAGCATAATTGAACCTTTTCTCCTATTTTTCATCACATCATGTGAAGCCGATTTGCTTTACGCGTTGAATGTGAGGTAGACGGACTGGTTCGCTTAATGAGCTCTAGAGAGCTTTGCAGCCGTCTCTTTTCTCAGAATTCGATTTCAGCTCAAATATCAGAAATAGAAACCCGACATTTATCAAggtgtaaaaaattattaatcatttcTAGGGCCATTAATTTAACCAATTTCAGAAATTTGccctaaaaaattatatattaacaaATCTTACGcgtaaatttcaaaaaaaaattatctaaattgaatttatataacTCACAATATAaatttccatttatttttaaaaagtaatttatatttttattttaaattctaaaaaattgaaaaatattttttaaaaataaagggagtcaaaaatttataaaattttatatatttaacgaCTTGTCTGCACAAAAACTGCCTAACGATGTGAGTTGCAAAAATCAAAATCGGCGGCCCCAAAAAACTCCATTCAGCTCCCTCTTCCATTCTTTCCTTCCATAGCGAGAGGGACGGACAAGAATCCTTTCCTTCTTCCCAAAAATAACATGTTAATATAAACTCATTTTTCCTCCCTTTTTCGCTGCCACCGTTCTGTCATCATTAACGCGGTTTTGCTTCctctatttctctctctctctctctctctctctccgagCAGATTAATAATCCCACAATTCAAGAGACCGAGAATAGCTACTATTGACTTCAGATCTGCTTGCACAGCCATCCTTCAAGTTCCAATTTTGCTTCATTCATTTGCGCAGAATAATGGATTCCGAGCAGCGCCGCAAGCGGAAGCGAATATACAAACCGAACGCCAACTTCTTTTCAGTTAGGTCTTTAACTGTTTGCTTGTCTTTCTTCGTCTTTCTCCTCTTCATTTCTTCGGATCGCTCGCCTATCCGTACTGGGTCTTTTCGGCCAGTCCTATCTGTACCCACTTCCTTGTCGCTTTTGCCTACCCGTCTAGCTCTAACTGGAGACTTTTTCGATGCTAGATCCTTGTCTTTGATAGTGGAGGATAGGGTCTTGTTGCCTGACCACTTGTTGCTAATTGTTTCTAATAAACTTCCTAGCGGTGACAATATTCACTGTGTTTACTATAGTTTGTTCAATTCTTCGTCTTCTGAAGATGTGGTTTTAAAGCCGGCCATGTCTGTAGATGGATACCGTGGGGATAGGTCCCTTGTAAGGTGCCAGCTTCCGCCGATGAATTTTTCTGCTGCTGTTGACTTGCGGCGAACTTGGGAGGTGGAAGGTGATGTGTTGTTGCGGGGTAATACGGCAGTGGTGGTTCCTTCATGGAATAGAGTTGTCTACGAGGCGATTTTGGATTTGGATTCAGCGGTTGTGTTCGTTAAAGGATTGAATCTTCGCCCACACGAGGAATCAGATCCGACCCAATTCAGGTGCCACTTTAGTTTAAGCAATTTTGACAAGGATAAAGGATTTGTGTTCACTACCGAAGCAACTGCGGCTGCACAAGAGGTTGTAAGGTGTTCGTTCCCCCGTAGTGTTCGGAGGAACCCAGAGAAGGCTCAGGGGATTCGAGTCACAGTTAGCCGGGTTGATGCTGGTGAAAATGCCATTGAACCTCTGCCCTCTGTAGCCAAAGTTCACAGTACAAAGTCGTATAAGCGGAGTTATGGTGGGAAGAAGTATGAGCTTTGTTCTTGTACCATGTTGTGGAACCAAGCCTCTTTTCTTCGGGAGTGGATTGTGTACCATGCCTGGCTGGGGGTGGAGCGATGGTTTATCTATGACAACAATAGCGATGATGGGATTCAAGAGGTAATTGATGAGCTTAATTTGCAGAACTACAATGTTAGCAGGCATGCTTGGCCATGGACTAAAGCGCAGGAGGCTGGTTTTTCACATTGTGCTTTGCGAGCAAGGAATGAATGCAAGTGGCTGGGATTCTTTGATGTGGACGAGTTTTTCTACTTCCCTCCTCACCGTAGACAAGATATGCAGGGTCAAAATTCTCTAAGAACCCTGGTTGCGAATTACTCGAATTCACCAACATATGCAGAGATAAGAACAATTTGTCACAGCTTTGGACCTTCTGGTTTGACCGCATACCCATCACAGGGAGTAACCGTTGGCTATACTTGCCGGCTTCAAGCTCCTGAACGGCACAAATCTATTGTACGCCCAGAACTGCTGGATGTGACCCTTCTTAATGTGGTGCATCACTTCAAACTACAGCGAGGATACAGGTACCTGAATGTGCCTGAAAGTAAAGCTGTAGTGAACCACTATAAATACCAGGCATGGGATACTTTCAAAGCCAAGTTCTTCAGGCGAGTTTCTACCTATGTTGCTAACTGGCAAGAGGACCAAAACAAGGGCTCAAAAGATAGAGCACCTGGACTAGGGACTGTGGCCATAGAACCTCCTGATTGGCGATTACGGTTCTGTGAAGTTTGGGACACTGGTCTTAAGGATTTTGTCTTGGCCAACTTTGCTGCTACTGCAACTGGTTTACTTCCTTGGGAGAGGTCTCCTTTCTAACAAAGTCACAATTTAGAGGTGCTTGCAGCTAGGTACCTTTGTAAAACAGAGTAAT
The sequence above is a segment of the Manihot esculenta cultivar AM560-2 chromosome 5, M.esculenta_v8, whole genome shotgun sequence genome. Coding sequences within it:
- the LOC110614565 gene encoding TORTIFOLIA1-like protein 4 isoform X2; protein product: MSPQKRSPPRPPSTANDLKSRVITCLNKLSDRDTLSLATTELESIAKTLNHDSFSPFLNCIHNTDSSSKSPVRRECVNLLTLLSNLHGNSLSPHLSKMISTVTRRLHDTDSAVRSACVEATTAMSSHITKPPFSTLSKPFIELLTLDHDFNAQIGAAMCLAAAIEAAPEPEAEQLRKVLPRLVKLVKGEGFKAKPALLSVIGNIVGVGGASSKSVLDWLVPCLLEFLSSDDWAARKAAAEALGKVAQAEKELSKEHKVACLSSLESRRFDKVKAVRETMNRTLELWREVPGFSDQDSLSSQSKSSSIDKASGESSPSASHNSHEVSFRSPQPKKILPGNRSPPSDASPVTTARKQCSVKNNNDNPKTAMGRKMDHRKTSAWKIEIALPQDTGCGDDIKRCSSGVLESGEDANNDKCRPDTKLVLCSSTRDDKQYKFGGLKSGSRVVPFNDDDNFYNKDFEVNNPNEEYCENSKDIEDLSLIRDQLLQIENQQSNLLDLLQRFIGSSQHGINSLETRVHGLEMALDEISHDLALSSGRIPHSDSGDNTCCNLPGAEFLSSKFWRRTEGRFSTSRLSSPGSIQSHARNILNIDYSAETCNSNSQRFPHQNKSGFTLNPLAESRSVARRNLGFYSSQMSNNIIQEDGQVQRSNGLGEVSSASCPAPVNLCSRFSD
- the LOC110614565 gene encoding TORTIFOLIA1-like protein 4 isoform X1; translation: MSPQKRSPPRPPSTANDLKSRVITCLNKLSDRDTLSLATTELESIAKTLNHDSFSPFLNCIHNTDSSSKSPVRRECVNLLTLLSNLHGNSLSPHLSKMISTVTRRLHDTDSAVRSACVEATTAMSSHITKPPFSTLSKPFIELLTLDHDFNAQIGAAMCLAAAIEAAPEPEAEQLRKVLPRLVKLVKGEGFKAKPALLSVIGNIVGVGGASSKSVLDWLVPCLLEFLSSDDWAARKAAAEALGKVAQAEKELSKEHKVACLSSLESRRFDKVKAVRETMNRTLELWREVPGFSDQDSLSSQSKSSSIAFPFLQWTDKASGESSPSASHNSHEVSFRSPQPKKILPGNRSPPSDASPVTTARKQCSVKNNNDNPKTAMGRKMDHRKTSAWKIEIALPQDTGCGDDIKRCSSGVLESGEDANNDKCRPDTKLVLCSSTRDDKQYKFGGLKSGSRVVPFNDDDNFYNKDFEVNNPNEEYCENSKDIEDLSLIRDQLLQIENQQSNLLDLLQRFIGSSQHGINSLETRVHGLEMALDEISHDLALSSGRIPHSDSGDNTCCNLPGAEFLSSKFWRRTEGRFSTSRLSSPGSIQSHARNILNIDYSAETCNSNSQRFPHQNKSGFTLNPLAESRSVARRNLGFYSSQMSNNIIQEDGQVQRSNGLGEVSSASCPAPVNLCSRFSD
- the LOC110615971 gene encoding glycosyltransferase family 92 protein RCOM_0530710 — protein: MDSEQRRKRKRIYKPNANFFSVRSLTVCLSFFVFLLFISSDRSPIRTGSFRPVLSVPTSLSLLPTRLALTGDFFDARSLSLIVEDRVLLPDHLLLIVSNKLPSGDNIHCVYYSLFNSSSSEDVVLKPAMSVDGYRGDRSLVRCQLPPMNFSAAVDLRRTWEVEGDVLLRGNTAVVVPSWNRVVYEAILDLDSAVVFVKGLNLRPHEESDPTQFRCHFSLSNFDKDKGFVFTTEATAAAQEVVRCSFPRSVRRNPEKAQGIRVTVSRVDAGENAIEPLPSVAKVHSTKSYKRSYGGKKYELCSCTMLWNQASFLREWIVYHAWLGVERWFIYDNNSDDGIQEVIDELNLQNYNVSRHAWPWTKAQEAGFSHCALRARNECKWLGFFDVDEFFYFPPHRRQDMQGQNSLRTLVANYSNSPTYAEIRTICHSFGPSGLTAYPSQGVTVGYTCRLQAPERHKSIVRPELLDVTLLNVVHHFKLQRGYRYLNVPESKAVVNHYKYQAWDTFKAKFFRRVSTYVANWQEDQNKGSKDRAPGLGTVAIEPPDWRLRFCEVWDTGLKDFVLANFAATATGLLPWERSPF